The Zobellia alginiliquefaciens genome contains a region encoding:
- a CDS encoding ankyrin repeat domain-containing protein: protein MRKTFLTFAMACLVGTSAVMANETIATTDAPTFEMYDAADVSTFCKAIMQGDVDTVKKLIELGEDVNKKSLGMTPAIFAARYNKAEILEVLINNGANLKIKCDKGYSVKKYAELSNASDALAVIETAMGS, encoded by the coding sequence ATGAGAAAAACGTTTTTAACTTTCGCAATGGCCTGTTTGGTCGGAACTTCAGCCGTAATGGCCAATGAAACAATCGCAACTACGGATGCACCTACATTTGAAATGTACGATGCTGCAGATGTATCTACATTCTGTAAAGCAATAATGCAAGGAGATGTGGATACCGTAAAAAAACTAATAGAACTTGGCGAAGACGTCAATAAAAAATCTTTGGGTATGACACCGGCCATCTTTGCAGCCCGTTATAACAAAGCGGAGATTTTAGAAGTATTGATAAATAACGGGGCCAACTTAAAAATTAAATGTGATAAAGGTTATTCCGTTAAAAAATATGCAGAACTATCAAATGCATCGGATGCCCTTGCGGTAATCGAAACTGCGATGGGAAGCTAA
- a CDS encoding DUF6747 family protein: MGTLLHFKNLYTEAFENCKPELVVILLKAYSVFCGLMLFMAIYAFVHRAINGFEF, encoded by the coding sequence ATGGGAACACTATTGCACTTTAAAAATTTATATACCGAAGCATTTGAGAACTGCAAACCTGAATTAGTAGTAATACTTCTGAAGGCCTATTCGGTATTTTGTGGATTAATGTTGTTTATGGCAATTTACGCGTTTGTACACAGAGCCATAAACGGATTTGAATTTTAA
- a CDS encoding M48 family metalloprotease, with protein sequence MRGGSWKIRIFIGLAIVAFAFIKRCSSKEENPYTGRIQTINMSAEQEIAIGLQSTPEIAQQYGGLYPDEKLQAYVDQVGNKLVQNSIARETPYQYDFHLLADDQTINAFALPGGPIFITYALFKQLNEAQLAGVLGHEIGHVIGRHSAERIAESEHWQLLATGASVGADAGNLIGGIGQNILLKNGRGDELESDDLGVLLMMNSGYQPEEMIKVMEILKAAAGPNRVPEFQSSHPDPENRMEKIQESIEKYRNQ encoded by the coding sequence ATGCGAGGAGGAAGTTGGAAAATCAGGATATTCATTGGCTTGGCCATTGTTGCATTTGCCTTTATTAAGCGTTGTAGCAGTAAAGAAGAAAACCCATATACCGGAAGGATACAGACCATAAATATGAGTGCCGAACAAGAAATTGCCATTGGCCTTCAAAGCACTCCGGAAATCGCGCAACAATATGGTGGTCTTTATCCTGACGAAAAACTTCAGGCCTATGTGGATCAGGTAGGAAACAAGCTTGTACAAAACAGTATAGCACGGGAAACTCCCTATCAGTATGATTTTCATTTACTGGCAGATGATCAGACTATAAATGCTTTTGCCCTGCCGGGAGGCCCTATTTTTATTACCTATGCCCTATTCAAACAACTTAACGAAGCACAGTTGGCAGGTGTCCTCGGTCATGAAATAGGCCATGTTATCGGTAGGCATTCCGCAGAACGTATTGCGGAGAGCGAACATTGGCAATTACTTGCTACCGGTGCCTCTGTGGGCGCAGATGCAGGTAATCTTATAGGTGGAATAGGCCAGAACATCCTTTTAAAAAACGGTCGCGGCGATGAATTGGAAAGTGACGATCTTGGAGTTCTCCTCATGATGAATTCTGGCTACCAACCGGAAGAAATGATCAAAGTCATGGAAATCCTAAAGGCGGCCGCAGGTCCAAACCGTGTGCCTGAATTTCAAAGCTCACACCCAGATCCTGAAAATAGAATGGAAAAAATACAGGAATCCATAGAAAAGTACAGAAACCAATAA
- a CDS encoding M15 family metallopeptidase — protein MERRAFIKKSGIAGLTLAALPNLAFSKDFEYGILELMGKTDIKLYGKGINLRKEAHDAFVEMKKAAYSDGIDLKVVSSYRNFERQRSIWERKYLKYTDDNNMDPLAAIDKIIEYSTIPGTSRHHWGTDIDIVDGNRKVSGDMLVPSKFAEGEPYADFKKWMDENAKDFDFHLVYTDTPGRRGFKYEPWHFSYAPISIPMLTEFRRKNIMQLLKDEDFYGNEHFTEGFLTNYIQDNILDINTELL, from the coding sequence ATGGAACGACGAGCATTCATAAAAAAAAGTGGAATTGCAGGCCTTACTTTAGCAGCACTGCCCAATTTGGCATTCTCTAAAGATTTTGAATATGGCATCTTAGAGTTAATGGGTAAAACGGATATTAAACTCTATGGAAAAGGCATTAACTTACGCAAAGAAGCACATGATGCATTCGTTGAAATGAAAAAAGCGGCGTATAGTGATGGTATTGATTTAAAAGTAGTTTCCAGTTATCGTAATTTTGAGCGACAACGCTCTATCTGGGAACGCAAATACCTAAAATATACAGATGACAATAATATGGACCCACTGGCGGCCATTGACAAAATTATTGAATACTCTACTATTCCGGGTACCAGTCGTCATCATTGGGGAACTGATATTGATATTGTGGATGGGAACCGAAAAGTGAGTGGAGATATGCTCGTCCCTTCCAAATTTGCCGAGGGCGAACCTTATGCGGATTTTAAAAAATGGATGGATGAAAACGCCAAAGATTTTGATTTTCATTTAGTATACACGGACACCCCGGGACGGCGAGGTTTTAAATATGAACCATGGCACTTTAGCTATGCCCCCATTTCAATACCTATGCTAACGGAATTCCGCAGAAAAAATATTATGCAATTGTTGAAAGATGAGGATTTTTATGGTAATGAACATTTTACCGAAGGTTTCCTCACCAACTACATTCAAGATAATATACTGGATATCAACACAGAACTTTTGTAA
- a CDS encoding TlpA family protein disulfide reductase, with product MEGKYRFFICCWLLLVSCQEVSKKGTVDTGIKDTVHERAEDTTYSDLEGNTIALSSFKGKRILLNFWATWCRPCIEEMPSLLKAKRILENEGYVILLASDESLKEIKGFKESESFEFNYIRYNGAFSQLNIHALPTTFIYNESGKKVEKIVGATDWDSPEMIKKLKEIHK from the coding sequence ATGGAAGGAAAATATAGGTTTTTTATATGTTGTTGGTTGCTTTTGGTATCCTGCCAAGAGGTTTCTAAAAAAGGCACGGTAGATACAGGTATTAAAGATACAGTTCACGAACGTGCGGAAGATACCACATATTCAGATTTGGAAGGCAATACTATAGCTCTATCTAGCTTTAAAGGAAAACGGATTCTCCTTAATTTTTGGGCAACGTGGTGTAGACCCTGTATAGAGGAAATGCCAAGTTTGTTGAAGGCTAAGCGTATTTTAGAAAATGAAGGGTACGTCATTCTTTTAGCTTCAGATGAGTCACTAAAAGAAATAAAAGGATTTAAGGAGTCGGAGTCGTTTGAATTTAATTATATAAGATATAATGGTGCTTTTTCGCAATTAAATATTCATGCGTTACCCACCACTTTTATCTATAATGAGTCCGGTAAAAAGGTTGAAAAGATTGTAGGTGCTACGGATTGGGATTCACCGGAAATGATTAAAAAATTAAAAGAGATACACAAATGA
- a CDS encoding RagB/SusD family nutrient uptake outer membrane protein, whose amino-acid sequence MKSIQYIKIGLLAAVLTIQQGCNEDVLIQEPDHVISESLVINSVEKLQDLLNGSYSEISDGSYLGRTLYKRAAVKGTDFRFVKTTFNPRDYEQTEYRYEESSNNNGSAESMWLQCFKAIGNLNLILDNIETAEGNDSERQQIKAQALALRGMIYFDLARTFSYPWIREGASAQGMPLNLSSTETITERSSLGETYEQIITDLTAALNVIEDNTWEQGSTKYMTKSGIHALLARVYLYKQDWENALTYCKEILSVKNEGDLMDISTYIFDDYTTESLFELSITTDNSVGSNGLGAQFDFRDGGQGDVIATQTFVDLLQAYEGDPRAALLLEDKEGTNAAFVKYINRSGGSGLSIHNIPILRLSEIYLIAAEACANGATGGDTQALTYLNTLISKRTTNFQASQATETGEALKARIAEERRRELALEGHAIYDYIRTEKDINRPESDHVNTGVNVNNLNIEATSAKTIYPIPASEIEASQMQQTKGY is encoded by the coding sequence ATGAAAAGTATTCAATATATAAAAATAGGCCTTTTGGCAGCCGTGCTGACCATTCAACAAGGATGCAATGAAGATGTTCTGATCCAAGAACCGGATCACGTTATTTCGGAATCATTGGTTATCAATTCCGTAGAAAAACTTCAGGATTTATTGAACGGTTCGTACAGCGAAATTTCAGATGGTTCTTATTTAGGAAGAACATTATATAAAAGAGCTGCCGTAAAAGGAACGGATTTTAGATTCGTAAAAACTACTTTCAACCCAAGAGATTACGAACAGACCGAATATAGATATGAAGAAAGCAGCAACAATAACGGTAGCGCAGAAAGTATGTGGTTACAGTGTTTCAAAGCTATTGGTAACCTCAACCTAATTCTTGACAATATAGAAACTGCAGAAGGAAACGACAGCGAAAGACAACAAATTAAAGCACAAGCCCTTGCATTAAGAGGGATGATTTATTTTGATCTTGCCCGTACCTTTTCCTACCCGTGGATACGGGAAGGCGCCAGTGCACAAGGAATGCCACTGAATTTATCCTCTACCGAAACCATAACCGAACGGAGTTCACTTGGTGAGACCTACGAGCAAATCATTACCGACCTTACCGCGGCCTTAAACGTAATTGAAGACAACACCTGGGAGCAGGGCAGCACAAAGTATATGACCAAAAGTGGCATTCACGCCCTGTTGGCACGCGTATACCTGTACAAACAAGATTGGGAGAACGCCCTCACCTACTGTAAAGAGATTCTTAGTGTAAAAAACGAAGGGGATTTAATGGATATTTCCACCTATATTTTTGATGACTATACTACAGAATCCCTTTTTGAGCTGAGCATAACTACAGATAACTCCGTAGGAAGTAACGGTCTTGGAGCACAGTTCGATTTTAGGGACGGAGGTCAAGGCGATGTAATTGCCACCCAAACTTTTGTTGACCTTTTACAGGCCTATGAAGGCGATCCACGTGCCGCTTTGCTACTTGAAGATAAGGAAGGTACCAATGCTGCATTCGTAAAATACATTAACCGGAGCGGCGGTAGCGGATTAAGCATTCACAACATTCCTATTCTTCGCCTCTCGGAAATTTATTTGATAGCTGCGGAAGCATGTGCCAATGGAGCAACTGGTGGTGACACGCAGGCTTTAACCTATCTAAATACATTAATTAGCAAGCGAACAACCAACTTTCAAGCTAGTCAAGCAACAGAAACCGGTGAAGCCTTAAAAGCAAGGATTGCAGAAGAAAGAAGGCGAGAACTTGCTTTAGAAGGCCATGCCATTTATGATTACATCAGAACAGAAAAAGACATTAACAGACCAGAGTCCGACCATGTAAATACTGGCGTTAACGTAAACAATCTAAATATTGAAGCTACATCGGCTAAGACCATCTATCCTATTCCCGCTAGCGAAATAGAAGCTTCACAAATGCAACAGACAAAAGGTTACTAA
- a CDS encoding SusC/RagA family TonB-linked outer membrane protein has product MIFFTLFRRFRPPFNLSSRVVFALFLIHLYTHALKAEAAVSSSTFIQTHTINGTITDENGTPLPGTNILEKGSTNGTLSDFDGNFSLQVPSDAILVVSYLGYITQEIAVDQQTSLSIQMREDATGLDEVVVTAYGTSNRRSFTGSAKKVATETLTRSSTASFETALQGNVSGVNIFTSGQPGGASTVQIRGVGSINGLTEPLYVLDGVVINTDKTLRANGSGATAYNPLSTINSQDIANITILKDAAAASLYGSRAANGVVIITTKKGKNGDTEITFGMELGTSRNLTQEKNVNNEQFKSLWQEGQVNQYIQNSENGEFSRVYGDDALYASYQNQAQSDYESIYGTTDANSDWLDAIYQPGTLKKYNLSARGGSEKTSFYISGDYFDQDGTIITTSLKRYSGRVNLENQAKDWLRIGINLSVAKTERNAGNYDSGYAGGLNPLYMARVLPPAAPIYDPNGYEGIADLPNAIEKNANPVGVLEVGKYLNTEFRTRGDIFAAIDLTKDLKFKSTFGVDHQSNAETFYDNKEFGAGGGVWNGVLYVIKSEVLQYTTSNLLTYNKQLNKHGFGALLGLELQESEMSSINNSGYDVLDSNLLSSSSIGTLWSWNGYSENYSLLSYFSQFNYNFDQKYYLAASYRRDGSSRFGEDSRWGDFWSVSGGWIATEEKFIDLKGLDYFKLRGSYGTNGNLPPEFYASLAFFDTSGKGYGGSSGLSYGQLANPDLSWELSYNFNIGFDAVLFNKLNMTVEYFSKNTKDLLLNIPVSGTTGFSDQLQNFGEMTNKGWELELGYSPITTDKFSWNSRVNLTFLDNEITKLKSDLVPSYSSQYGQNPTIIKVGESLNSFYLRDYAGVDKTNGSAQYYVLENGERTGEITTNAEEAGFGIFGKALQDVQGGFHNQFTYKDFSLDFLFTFGIGGNAYDRTAFKRDDDGFAPQFTNTVAQLNPWNPNNSDSNVPIRINGNTSFSNDVSTRHLYSGDYLKLRNLKLSFNLPELKFIKSGTLYVQGDNLFLATELDDYDPEAVSNGVNFFQVPTATSILLGLQIKL; this is encoded by the coding sequence ATGATATTTTTCACCTTATTCAGGAGATTCAGACCACCTTTCAATCTGTCTTCAAGAGTGGTTTTTGCGCTATTCTTGATACACCTTTACACTCATGCCTTAAAGGCCGAAGCGGCCGTCAGCTCCTCAACTTTTATTCAAACCCATACTATTAACGGGACTATTACAGACGAAAATGGCACACCACTGCCTGGGACCAATATTTTAGAAAAAGGTAGCACCAACGGAACCCTTTCCGATTTTGACGGAAATTTTTCCCTCCAAGTTCCTTCGGACGCTATCTTAGTCGTTTCCTATTTGGGTTACATCACTCAAGAAATAGCCGTAGACCAACAAACTTCTCTTTCTATCCAAATGCGCGAAGATGCCACCGGCTTAGATGAAGTTGTTGTTACCGCCTACGGTACATCCAACAGAAGAAGTTTTACCGGATCAGCTAAAAAAGTAGCCACTGAAACCCTTACACGATCATCCACAGCAAGTTTTGAAACTGCTTTACAAGGTAATGTTTCAGGGGTAAACATTTTTACATCTGGCCAACCCGGGGGTGCTTCAACGGTACAAATAAGAGGTGTGGGGTCTATAAACGGACTTACAGAACCTTTGTATGTGCTAGATGGTGTGGTCATCAATACCGACAAGACCCTTAGGGCCAACGGTTCCGGAGCCACTGCTTACAATCCTCTGTCCACCATTAATTCGCAAGATATAGCCAATATCACCATATTAAAGGATGCTGCAGCAGCTTCGCTTTACGGTTCCAGAGCGGCCAATGGTGTAGTTATCATCACTACCAAAAAAGGAAAGAACGGGGATACGGAAATCACGTTCGGTATGGAATTAGGTACTAGCCGAAACCTTACTCAAGAGAAAAATGTAAATAACGAGCAATTTAAAAGCCTTTGGCAAGAAGGACAGGTAAACCAGTACATTCAGAATAGCGAAAATGGGGAATTTTCCAGAGTGTATGGCGATGATGCTCTTTATGCCTCATATCAAAATCAGGCGCAGAGCGATTATGAGAGTATTTACGGCACTACTGATGCCAATTCTGATTGGTTGGATGCCATTTACCAGCCAGGTACCCTTAAAAAATATAATCTTTCCGCTAGAGGAGGAAGCGAGAAAACTTCTTTTTATATCTCCGGAGATTACTTTGACCAAGACGGAACCATTATTACCACTAGCCTAAAACGGTATTCGGGAAGGGTAAATCTGGAAAACCAGGCCAAAGATTGGTTGCGCATTGGCATCAACCTATCCGTTGCCAAAACCGAAAGAAATGCCGGGAACTACGACAGCGGTTATGCCGGCGGATTGAATCCGTTGTATATGGCCCGCGTATTGCCTCCAGCTGCACCAATCTACGACCCCAATGGTTACGAAGGTATTGCGGACCTGCCCAATGCCATAGAAAAAAATGCCAATCCTGTGGGGGTTCTTGAAGTAGGGAAATACTTGAATACCGAGTTTCGTACCCGTGGTGATATTTTTGCCGCTATAGACCTGACCAAAGACCTTAAATTCAAGTCCACTTTTGGGGTGGACCACCAATCCAATGCGGAAACTTTCTATGACAACAAGGAATTTGGTGCCGGTGGTGGCGTATGGAACGGTGTCCTTTACGTCATAAAGAGTGAGGTTTTACAGTACACGACATCCAACCTACTCACCTATAACAAGCAACTGAACAAACATGGTTTTGGTGCGCTTCTAGGCCTTGAACTACAAGAATCGGAAATGAGCTCCATCAACAATTCCGGGTATGACGTTCTAGATAGCAATTTGCTTTCCTCAAGTTCTATTGGAACCCTTTGGTCATGGAACGGATACAGCGAAAATTATTCGCTTTTATCCTACTTCTCTCAATTCAACTATAATTTTGACCAGAAGTACTATTTGGCCGCCAGTTACAGAAGGGACGGTTCTTCCCGCTTTGGTGAAGATTCTAGATGGGGCGATTTTTGGTCCGTTTCCGGAGGATGGATCGCTACGGAAGAAAAGTTCATTGACCTTAAAGGACTGGATTATTTTAAATTAAGGGGAAGCTACGGAACCAACGGAAACTTACCTCCGGAATTTTACGCTTCTTTGGCATTCTTTGATACTAGTGGTAAAGGCTATGGCGGTTCTTCCGGACTTTCTTACGGACAATTGGCCAACCCAGACCTCTCATGGGAGTTGAGTTACAATTTTAATATTGGTTTTGATGCGGTACTTTTCAACAAGTTGAACATGACCGTTGAGTACTTCTCCAAAAATACAAAAGACTTGTTATTGAACATTCCTGTTTCCGGTACTACAGGCTTTAGCGACCAATTACAGAATTTTGGCGAAATGACCAACAAAGGTTGGGAACTTGAACTGGGATACTCCCCTATCACAACCGATAAATTTTCTTGGAATTCTAGGGTAAACCTAACCTTTCTGGACAATGAAATTACCAAATTAAAAAGTGATCTTGTTCCTAGCTACAGCTCGCAGTACGGGCAAAACCCTACTATTATTAAAGTTGGCGAAAGTCTGAATTCCTTTTACTTAAGAGACTATGCCGGTGTTGACAAAACCAACGGTAGCGCTCAATATTATGTTCTTGAGAACGGTGAGCGTACAGGTGAAATCACCACCAATGCAGAAGAAGCCGGTTTTGGCATCTTTGGAAAGGCCTTGCAGGATGTTCAAGGCGGTTTTCACAATCAATTTACGTACAAAGATTTCAGCCTTGACTTTCTTTTCACTTTTGGTATAGGAGGTAATGCGTATGACCGTACGGCATTTAAAAGAGATGATGATGGTTTTGCTCCGCAGTTCACCAACACCGTAGCACAATTGAACCCTTGGAACCCGAACAACTCGGACTCCAACGTGCCTATCCGTATAAACGGTAATACAAGTTTCTCCAATGACGTTTCTACAAGGCATTTGTACAGTGGCGATTATTTAAAATTGAGAAACCTAAAATTGAGTTTCAACTTACCGGAACTGAAGTTTATAAAAAGTGGAACACTCTACGTGCAAGGCGATAATTTATTCTTGGCAACCGAGTTGGATGATTACGACCCCGAAGCGGTTTCCAATGGCGTTAACTTTTTCCAGGTACCGACGGCTACAAGTATTTTATTAGGCCTTCAAATAAAACTATAA